The following coding sequences lie in one Pirellulales bacterium genomic window:
- a CDS encoding DUF2997 domain-containing protein produces the protein MTTITIDVSPHGEIRLATHGYAGTACRDASRSLELALGLVTSDRPTWERYATAPAACRQRQGFGGGAS, from the coding sequence ATGACGACAATCACGATCGACGTTTCTCCCCACGGAGAGATCCGCCTCGCAACGCACGGTTACGCCGGGACCGCCTGCCGGGACGCCAGCCGAAGTTTGGAGCTGGCCCTCGGGCTGGTCACGAGCGACCGACCGACGTGGGAGCGCTACGCGACCGCTCCCGCCGCGTGCCGGCAGCGCCAGGGGTTCGGGGGAGGAGCGTCATGA